The region CTTCTTTGTTTTGTTGTCCTTGTCCTCGTGCTTATTCATCGCAAGAAGGTCGTTGAAACGCGAATGATGGAAGCTCTTGCGAAGTCTAGGGAAACTGGGGAAATGCCTTCTGTTGACGATACAGAAACGGTTTTGACTCCGCGTGTCCATGCTCCCAAGAAGTCTATTATTGACGAAGCTGAAGAATTTGCTGCCAAGCGCCGTGAAACGATGGAACTCCAGACGAAGGCGGCCGCAAGTGCTGCAGATCAGACGGCGACGGACTTGAATGCTTCGGGCGTGAATGCTACGAAGGCCGCTTTCGAAGATGAACACGGCGTTCCTGAAAACCGCATTTTGACTTCTCCGTTTAACGGAAGGACGGTTCTCCGCCCGACGGCTAGAGAACGCATCACGTCGGCGATGCAGTCGCTTTCCGATGTGCTGCATCATGACCGTACCAAGGTGAAACCTGCTGCTCCGGCTGCATCTCCGAGGCCAGAAGTTGTTGCAACTGCTGTGGCTCATCCGCTTGAGATGAATCGCTTTGACCGCGAGTCTTCGGTGAACAGCAAGATTTTGCAGATGTCTCGCAGAGGTTTCCCGGCTTCGGCAATTGCTTCGAAGCTTAAGATTCCTCAGGCTAAGGTCGAGGCGGTTATCAAGGAAGCCGTAGAAGCAGGTAACTAATGCGTTACCGCTTTCGTTGCGAATATCTAGGCAGCGCCTTTTACGGCTGGCAAGAACAAAATTGTGGCGGCAAGCTCCGCTTTGTGACTGTGCAGTCAACGCTCGAAGAGGCGCTGTCTGTTGCGTTACGTGCGCCCATCCGCGTGGTGGGGTCGGGCCGAACAGATACGGGAGTCCATGCCCGCGGCCAGTGTGTCCACTTTGATTTTGATGGCGAACTCGATCCTGTAAAAGTGGTGCGTTCCGTGAACGGGCTTACCAAGCGCTTGATTCGCATTCGCGATTTAGAACCTTGTGCACCGGACTTCAACGCCCGATACGATGCGGTTTTACGTTATTACCAGTACACGATTTTTACGCGCCCGGTGGCGCTGATGCGTGACTTTGGCTGGGAATGCGGATCGCTGAATCTGGATATCGATGCGATGGGCCGCGAGGCGCAGTCTTTCCTTGGCGAACATGATTTTATTGATTTTTGTATCCCGCGTAACGATGGAAAATCGACGCTTTGCACGTTGAGCGAGTTCCGCCTGGAACGCTTGAACGACTGGAGCTGCATGTTCCATATCAAGGGAAATCGCTTTTTGCACCGCCAGGTACGTGCGATGGTCGGGACGCTTTTTGATGTTGGTCGAGGCCGCTATCCCGAAGGTACGGTCAACCAGATTTTCGAGAAAAAGTTCAAAGGCGAACGCACGTGGGCGCCCCCGCAGGGGCTTGTCCTCGAGAACGTGGAATATAGGGATTATTAGGGCGGTATGGGCTCGGTCGCCTACGGCTCCCTTTGAGGTATGAGGTTATTGTATTAGAAATGCCCAAAGCCTTGCAGAGCAAGGCGACCACAAAGCGAAGCGACCTCAGAGCGAGTTTACGAGCGTGCCCAGAGCGCAAAAGTCGCTAGCGGCGAAGTATGTCAATCATTTCTTTCACGGCGCGTTCCATGCCGACGAGGGCTGCTCGGCTCACGATGCTGTGACCGATGATGATCTCGTCAATGCCGTCAATCTGAGCGACCGCTTCGACGTTCCTGTAGTTGAGGCCACGGCCTGCAAACACGTTCAAGCCATACTTGTGGGCGAGAACCGTCATGTCCTGCAACGCTGAAATTTCACGGTCAACTTCTTCGCGGCTACCGAGTTCAAAAGCGGTTGCGTACTTGCCGGTGTTGAACTCCACGTAGTTTGCGCCGACCTTCTTGGCTGCCTTGACCTGTTCCGTTTCTGCATCGATGAATACGCTCACCTGAATATCGTTGTTGCGAAGTGTCATGATGTACTTGGCCAGTTCATCAATCTTTGCGGAAACATTTAAACCGTCTTCTGTCGAAAGTTCCGTATGGATTTCCGGGACTAGTGTTACCATGTCCGGCTGGCGGTTGATGGCGAACTGTACCATCGCCTGTGTCGGTGCCATTTCAAGATTCAACTTTGTCGTCACCGTCCCACGGAGAAGCCTGATATCTCGGTCCTGGATGTGTCGCTTGTCTTCACGGAGATGGGCGGTAATTCCATTGCAACCGGCGAGTTCGGCTATCATGGCTGCGGCAACCGGATCAGGTTCCTTGCCTTTGCGGGCTTCACGGATTGTTGCAATGTGATCTACGTTTACACCGAGTTTGATAGACATAGGATCTCCTATTTAGTATTGAATAAAGTAGATAAGTCAACGAGGGTCGTTCCTTGCTTGGCTGCCTTTTGGGCTACGTCCTCAATTTTAGACAAATTTTGTTCTGTGAGCGGGATTATCATCACAGAAGTTCCGCTTTTGGGGGCTTCCCTGAGTTTCTGGTGGACATAGTCCTCGATAGAGCTGTTGTCCGGGTTGTACGGGAAGGCGATTTTGCATGAAATTTCAAGATCCTTGCATGTTTGCGGAACAACGGTACGTTCTTCCATGGACAAGTCCAAAAACCACATTTTATTTTTTTCGGTTGGCTTTAGAATCGCTTGCAAAAGTTGCTTGTGCTTAACGGCCTGTTCCCCGTAACGCGTTGCGATGCCGGCTGCGCTTGGGAGGACTTCCTTGGCATTGCTAATAGTTTCTTCGATCTGTTCGGCGGTGTGGTGGATGCGGAGTGGACGTAGTTTGTTGTGAACTTTGTTCAGCTTGCTTGATTCCATTGCAAGCCATAGGACTATTTCTTTGTTTTGAATTTTTTCCAAGCTCTTATAAAAATCGCTGTTTAAACCAAATGGTGGAATCAGCAAGTCAAATGGAAAGTCAAGATTGTTCAGCTTGGCGATGATTTCAGGTGTCAGATTTGTCGTCTGGAATGCAATCGACATGAGGGATGCATTTTTCATGAAAATGTTTTCTGAAACCTGGAATGTCAGGTGGAGTGTATCCCCGTTAGGTGCCAATATGTCAACTAGTGCAGACTGGTACGCGTTTGGGTTGTCACTGAGTTCTTCCATCAGAAGAATGGAACCGCCCTTTTTTTGAATAAATTTTTGCGCCTTTAGAAGATAGACTACGATAGTCTTTCCTCTCGCAAGCGTCCAAATATTGCGCTTTGAACGTTTTGAATAACTTGATGAAATTATTTTCATCTCGTCCTGTAATTTCTTTTCGAAAGGAATCGTATCCTGTTCTACTGGAGCCACTTCTGTTTCTTGTGTTCCTTTGATCTTTTCAAGAATATGAAGTGCCTTATCCTGGTTGTTCAGGAAAAAAGACAAACCAGCAAAAATCCCCAGTGCAAAAAAAAGTGCGACAATGTGTTTAAGCTTTATCATTTCGACTATAAATATAACTACATTGAGCGCATGCCTATTCTATTTGCACTTGTTGGAGCTACCGGTGTTGGCAAGTCCCGCCTTTCACTGGAACTGGCGGAACGCTTTAATGCCGAAATCATCGGTGTGGATTCCCGCCAAATCTACAAGGATTTTGCCATTGGTACCGCTCAGCCGTCTCCACAGGACATGGCTCGGGTAAAACATCATTTGGTCGATTTTCTTGATCCGCGCAAGGCGTTTTCCGCAGGCGATTTTTGTGCAAATGTGAAACAACTTTTGTCCGAAAATCCAAAACAGAACTACATCCTGGTTGGAGGCACGGGCCTTTATCTCCAGTCCTTAATGCTTGGGCTCCCGCAAATTCCCAAGATCGATGAATCTGTGCGTAAGTCTTTTGAAGACGATGCTGCTAAGTTTGGAAGTAAAACTTTATACGAAAAAGCGGTGCTGGCGGACCCCGAAGCAATGGAAAAGGTTGAGCCGAACAATGTCCAGCGCATTATACGCATTCTGGAAGTATATCAAC is a window of Fibrobacter sp. UWB4 DNA encoding:
- the miaA gene encoding tRNA (adenosine(37)-N6)-dimethylallyltransferase MiaA — translated: MPILFALVGATGVGKSRLSLELAERFNAEIIGVDSRQIYKDFAIGTAQPSPQDMARVKHHLVDFLDPRKAFSAGDFCANVKQLLSENPKQNYILVGGTGLYLQSLMLGLPQIPKIDESVRKSFEDDAAKFGSKTLYEKAVLADPEAMEKVEPNNVQRIIRILEVYQLTGRKLSEWQKEREGGIGELPVFWLNRSRENLYARIDARVDQMMTDGWLDEVHELAKTVPLEAPAWQSLGYKELLCAKDGIQVQSVLEEVKRKTRNYAKRQLTWFRWQVKSTEVDLDTCANPLEYIHNRVVSP
- the truA gene encoding tRNA pseudouridine(38-40) synthase TruA, whose translation is MRYRFRCEYLGSAFYGWQEQNCGGKLRFVTVQSTLEEALSVALRAPIRVVGSGRTDTGVHARGQCVHFDFDGELDPVKVVRSVNGLTKRLIRIRDLEPCAPDFNARYDAVLRYYQYTIFTRPVALMRDFGWECGSLNLDIDAMGREAQSFLGEHDFIDFCIPRNDGKSTLCTLSEFRLERLNDWSCMFHIKGNRFLHRQVRAMVGTLFDVGRGRYPEGTVNQIFEKKFKGERTWAPPQGLVLENVEYRDY
- a CDS encoding divergent polysaccharide deacetylase family protein gives rise to the protein MIKLKHIVALFFALGIFAGLSFFLNNQDKALHILEKIKGTQETEVAPVEQDTIPFEKKLQDEMKIISSSYSKRSKRNIWTLARGKTIVVYLLKAQKFIQKKGGSILLMEELSDNPNAYQSALVDILAPNGDTLHLTFQVSENIFMKNASLMSIAFQTTNLTPEIIAKLNNLDFPFDLLIPPFGLNSDFYKSLEKIQNKEIVLWLAMESSKLNKVHNKLRPLRIHHTAEQIEETISNAKEVLPSAAGIATRYGEQAVKHKQLLQAILKPTEKNKMWFLDLSMEERTVVPQTCKDLEISCKIAFPYNPDNSSIEDYVHQKLREAPKSGTSVMIIPLTEQNLSKIEDVAQKAAKQGTTLVDLSTLFNTK
- a CDS encoding pyridoxine 5'-phosphate synthase → MSIKLGVNVDHIATIREARKGKEPDPVAAAMIAELAGCNGITAHLREDKRHIQDRDIRLLRGTVTTKLNLEMAPTQAMVQFAINRQPDMVTLVPEIHTELSTEDGLNVSAKIDELAKYIMTLRNNDIQVSVFIDAETEQVKAAKKVGANYVEFNTGKYATAFELGSREEVDREISALQDMTVLAHKYGLNVFAGRGLNYRNVEAVAQIDGIDEIIIGHSIVSRAALVGMERAVKEMIDILRR